The Clostridioides sp. ES-S-0010-02 genome window below encodes:
- a CDS encoding lantibiotic immunity ABC transporter MutG family permease subunit — translation MIGVLSSEWLKTKRTAIRWLTFFMPVVIALCVVAYLAIRSEVTYKFVFEGYFIVWTAIIIPVGISLLSSFIIHEEELAGEFNGFLNTGVSRIKLYLGKFFILMFCMAVSTFISSLIICVGMNIIIPDGGSISLFMMASLLAVIGTLPILSIHLWVSFLWGMGASIGISMGGILMAALIGGTSLGGKIWVFVPWAWPVKMSMFPSIYFQTTLSTAISSGAESQLINALNLTVIGLIIFLVGGIIWFNRWEGRACNE, via the coding sequence ATGATAGGAGTATTATCATCAGAGTGGCTAAAAACAAAACGTACAGCAATTCGTTGGCTTACATTCTTTATGCCTGTAGTCATTGCACTTTGTGTTGTTGCTTATCTGGCAATTAGGTCTGAAGTTACATATAAATTTGTTTTTGAAGGTTATTTTATAGTATGGACAGCAATTATCATTCCAGTAGGAATAAGTCTTCTATCAAGCTTTATTATACATGAGGAGGAACTTGCTGGAGAGTTCAATGGTTTTTTAAATACAGGAGTTTCCCGAATTAAGTTATACTTAGGAAAATTTTTTATATTGATGTTTTGTATGGCAGTCAGCACTTTTATTTCATCACTTATAATATGTGTCGGAATGAATATTATAATACCTGATGGAGGTAGCATTTCTCTATTTATGATGGCATCCTTACTTGCAGTAATAGGGACACTTCCAATTCTATCTATTCACTTGTGGGTCAGTTTTTTATGGGGGATGGGAGCATCCATCGGAATAAGCATGGGTGGTATTTTAATGGCTGCTTTGATTGGAGGAACAAGTCTTGGGGGTAAAATCTGGGTGTTTGTTCCTTGGGCTTGGCCAGTAAAGATGTCAATGTTTCCATCTATTTATTTTCAGACTACCTTATCAACTGCAATTTCTTCAGGAGCAGAGTCACAGCTAATAAATGCACTTAATTTAACAGTAATTGGACTTATCATTTTTCTAGTTGGTGGAATTATATGGTTTAACAGATGGGAAGGTAGAGCATGCAATGAGTAA
- a CDS encoding lantibiotic immunity ABC transporter MutE/EpiE family permease subunit, giving the protein MNGLKSELLKYKRTFMGKLIVFIPIFFALYAGITQSTIMKNPLSQSSSWSWDSLLALVFNSWPFVFLPLGMGLFATLVASQERKAGNYRTLRAYNVSPMILWTDKVMAMAVYTLLSTLVLIVSTIMTGLFLSEGAIPFGKIIAGGFVCWLVSLSLIPIQLWAATWKGTFLSMGIALVGMMIGVLTAIKSLWFAVPWSWAMRLMCPIAGVHPNGAILETGNPLLDSSVIPVGIIVSLVIFVVITVITGIWFNRREVK; this is encoded by the coding sequence ATGAATGGACTTAAATCTGAACTTTTAAAATACAAAAGAACATTTATGGGGAAATTGATTGTTTTTATTCCAATATTCTTTGCATTATATGCAGGGATAACACAATCAACAATCATGAAAAACCCATTATCTCAAAGTAGCTCTTGGTCATGGGACAGCCTTCTAGCCTTGGTTTTTAATTCGTGGCCATTTGTATTTTTACCTCTTGGTATGGGATTGTTTGCTACTTTGGTAGCTAGTCAGGAAAGAAAAGCTGGGAATTATCGCACTTTGCGTGCATATAATGTTTCACCTATGATTCTTTGGACTGATAAGGTTATGGCTATGGCAGTTTACACTCTGCTATCAACACTAGTTTTGATAGTTTCAACAATTATGACTGGTTTGTTTTTATCAGAAGGAGCAATCCCATTTGGTAAGATTATTGCTGGAGGTTTTGTTTGTTGGCTTGTTTCTCTTTCACTTATCCCTATTCAGCTGTGGGCAGCTACATGGAAAGGAACATTCTTAAGTATGGGAATTGCACTTGTAGGTATGATGATAGGTGTTCTTACAGCAATAAAATCTTTATGGTTTGCAGTACCGTGGAGTTGGGCTATGAGACTGATGTGTCCTATTGCTGGTGTGCATCCAAATGGAGCTATTTTGGAGACTGGAAATCCACTTTTAGATTCATCTGTGATTCCTGTTGGGATTATCGTATCCTTGGTTATATTTGTTGTAATCACAGTAATTACAGGTATTTGGTTTAATAGGAGGGAAGTAAAATGA
- a CDS encoding lantibiotic protection ABC transporter ATP-binding protein gives MKDLILETKNLSKRYGEQMAANHISLQIERNIIYGLLGPNGAGKSTTLKMIVGLLHPTGGHIFFNGKPWQRESLTKIGSLIESPALYGNLTAEENLLVHTRLLGIPHEKIHEVLDTVDLKNTGKKKASQFSMGMKQRLGIAIALLNNPELLILDEPTNGLDPFGIQELRELIASFPEKGITVILSSHILSEVAQVVDKIGIISGGRLLFQGIPDPNENLEEFFSDVILKGGK, from the coding sequence ATGAAAGACTTAATTCTTGAAACAAAAAATTTATCAAAAAGATATGGAGAGCAGATGGCAGCCAACCATATTTCACTTCAAATTGAACGTAATATTATATATGGACTTCTTGGACCAAATGGTGCAGGTAAGTCAACAACACTTAAAATGATTGTTGGACTTCTTCATCCAACAGGAGGACATATTTTTTTTAATGGAAAGCCTTGGCAACGAGAGTCTCTTACAAAAATCGGTTCTTTAATCGAATCACCTGCTTTATATGGAAACCTTACAGCAGAGGAAAATCTACTAGTTCACACAAGACTTCTAGGCATTCCACATGAAAAAATTCATGAAGTATTAGACACAGTTGATTTAAAAAATACTGGAAAAAAGAAAGCCTCACAATTTTCTATGGGAATGAAACAACGACTTGGAATCGCTATTGCACTTTTGAATAATCCAGAACTATTGATTTTAGATGAACCAACCAACGGGCTTGACCCATTTGGAATTCAAGAACTACGTGAGTTGATTGCATCTTTTCCTGAAAAGGGAATTACAGTAATTCTCTCAAGTCATATATTATCAGAGGTTGCTCAGGTAGTTGATAAAATAGGAATTATTAGTGGAGGAAGGCTATTATTTCAAGGTATACCAGATCCAAATGAAAATCTAGAGGAATTCTTCTCTGATGTAATCTTAAAAGGAGGAAAGTAA
- a CDS encoding ParB-like nuclease domain-containing protein yields the protein MKYKSPVYEIIAVPIEKIESNDYNPNAVAPPEMQLLYKSIKEDGYTMPIVCYYNPENDKYVIVDGFHRYRIMLENKDIYDREGGVLPVSVIDKSLDERMASTIRHNRARGSHNVDLMSNIIKELCDIGKSDKWISKHLGMDIEEILRLKQITGLSYLFKDKEFGRAWIPFDSDTKQDN from the coding sequence ATGAAGTATAAAAGTCCTGTATATGAAATCATCGCTGTCCCAATTGAAAAGATAGAATCTAACGACTATAATCCAAATGCAGTAGCTCCACCAGAAATGCAGTTGCTGTATAAAAGTATAAAAGAAGATGGATATACAATGCCGATTGTCTGTTATTATAATCCAGAAAATGACAAATATGTTATTGTAGATGGTTTTCATAGATATCGAATAATGCTTGAAAATAAGGATATATATGATAGAGAAGGTGGAGTACTTCCTGTTTCAGTAATTGATAAATCACTTGATGAGAGAATGGCAAGTACTATTCGTCACAATCGTGCAAGAGGTTCACATAATGTGGATTTAATGAGCAATATTATAAAGGAACTTTGTGATATTGGAAAATCTGATAAATGGATATCAAAGCACTTAGGGATGGATATTGAGGAGATTCTTAGATTAAAGCAAATAACTGGATTATCCTATTTATTTAAAGATAAAGAGTTTGGACGTGCATGGATTCCTTTTGATTCTGATACTAAACAAGATAATTAA